A genomic region of Peptoniphilus sp. ING2-D1G contains the following coding sequences:
- a CDS encoding tRNA nucleotidyltransferase/poly(A) polymerase (tRNA nucleotidyltransferase/poly(A) polymerase [Translation, ribosomal structure and biogenesis]; High confidence in function and specificity) has translation MPKEILEILEIFKKFNHKAYLVGGALRDYLLGKKPHDFDVATDATPDEVCIIFEGNILHEAGREFGTIAIEYKGYEVEIATFRLEGLYRNHRKPKELVFTKNIEDDLARRDFTVNAMAMDMEGNLTDLYGGKEDLENKIIRCVGDAQERIEEDALRIIRAVRFCGTLNFNMDDELKIVIKEKGHLLKEIAKERIQVEFNGIMLSDKPSASLDLMEELGLLEILFQDLKRTVGYNQKTPYHIKTLFDHIKCVVDSTDKVLEVRLAALFHDIAKPWTLCVDESGVGHFFGHDEMGADMAKNILREYKYSNKVIDKVILLISEHMKVSGKLTDKALRRQIRRVGFENIFDLYDLLMADRACTSIDGDIGDLEYNLSRVKQILMEDKRVKEKNYLCIDGKDIIELGFKEGKIIGEILKYANELTLDNPKLNEKEILLDIINREFR, from the coding sequence ATGCCAAAGGAAATTTTAGAAATACTTGAAATTTTTAAAAAATTTAATCATAAAGCCTATTTAGTGGGAGGAGCTTTAAGAGATTACCTCTTGGGAAAAAAGCCTCATGATTTCGATGTGGCAACAGACGCAACTCCTGATGAGGTATGCATTATTTTCGAGGGCAATATTCTTCATGAAGCAGGACGTGAATTTGGAACTATCGCCATAGAATACAAAGGTTATGAAGTGGAAATAGCCACTTTCAGACTTGAAGGTCTCTACAGAAACCACAGAAAACCCAAGGAGCTTGTATTTACAAAAAATATAGAAGATGACCTTGCAAGGCGTGATTTCACGGTAAATGCCATGGCAATGGACATGGAGGGAAATTTAACGGATCTTTATGGAGGAAAAGAAGATTTAGAGAATAAAATCATCAGATGTGTAGGAGATGCACAAGAGAGAATAGAAGAGGATGCTCTTAGAATTATCAGAGCTGTGAGGTTTTGTGGCACTCTTAATTTCAATATGGATGATGAACTTAAGATAGTAATAAAGGAAAAAGGTCATCTTTTAAAGGAGATAGCCAAGGAAAGAATTCAAGTTGAATTTAACGGCATAATGCTTTCCGATAAACCTTCCGCTTCCCTGGACCTCATGGAGGAGTTGGGACTTCTTGAAATACTTTTCCAAGACCTTAAAAGAACTGTGGGTTACAATCAAAAAACACCATATCACATAAAAACTCTTTTTGACCATATAAAATGCGTAGTTGACAGCACGGATAAAGTTTTAGAAGTAAGACTTGCAGCGCTTTTTCATGATATTGCCAAGCCGTGGACTCTTTGTGTAGATGAAAGTGGAGTGGGTCATTTTTTCGGGCACGATGAAATGGGAGCGGATATGGCAAAAAATATTTTAAGAGAATACAAATATTCAAATAAAGTTATAGATAAGGTCATCTTGTTGATAAGTGAGCATATGAAGGTAAGTGGGAAACTTACAGACAAAGCTCTTAGAAGGCAAATAAGAAGAGTGGGTTTTGAAAACATATTTGATCTATATGATTTATTGATGGCGGACAGAGCCTGCACTTCAATAGATGGAGATATAGGTGATTTGGAATATAATTTAAGCAGAGTAAAACAAATTTTAATGGAAGATAAAAGAGTTAAAGAGAAAAATTATCTTTGTATAGACGGCAAAGATATAATTGAATTGGGCTTTAAAGAGGGAAAAATCATAGGTGAGATACTTAAATACGCAAATGAACTAACCCTTGACAATCCGAAGCTCAATGAGAAGGAAATACTTTTAGATATAATAAACAGGGAATTTAGGTGA
- a CDS encoding Hypothetical protein (Family membership) gives MKRHLLIVSLMSLTLILSACGKNQSQEQSAEKNTSGNGTVTILNDESTREEAGGNAENATNKTEYQNEITGNELATQEENPSPATNKEILNNLIENSDYISRVRIQMSPENNTTSTFIEDYRGDLSSIELTLPKTLLANREYLIFYLDGAGGKIEPTRGEESFIEIGSENDAALKYIEEIFNTTKTPNLENN, from the coding sequence ATGAAAAGACATTTATTAATTGTATCGCTGATGTCCTTGACTTTGATATTAAGTGCTTGTGGCAAAAATCAAAGCCAAGAACAATCTGCTGAAAAAAACACTTCCGGAAATGGAACTGTCACTATTTTAAATGATGAAAGTACTCGAGAGGAAGCGGGCGGAAATGCTGAAAACGCTACAAATAAAACAGAATATCAAAATGAAATTACAGGCAATGAATTAGCAACACAAGAAGAAAATCCAAGTCCAGCTACAAATAAAGAAATTCTTAATAATCTCATCGAAAACTCCGACTATATCTCAAGGGTCAGAATTCAGATGAGTCCTGAAAACAACACGACTTCTACATTTATAGAAGATTACAGAGGAGATCTTTCTTCTATTGAATTGACTCTGCCGAAAACTTTATTGGCAAACAGAGAATACCTTATATTTTACTTAGATGGCGCCGGAGGCAAAATAGAGCCCACAAGAGGGGAAGAATCCTTCATCGAAATCGGAAGTGAAAATGACGCAGCCCTTAAATACATCGAAGAAATTTTTAACACTACAAAAACCCCGAACTTGGAAAATAATTAA
- a CDS encoding copper amine oxidase N-domain protein (Copper amine oxidases catalyse the oxidative deamination of primary amines to the corresponding aldehydes, while reducing molecular oxygen to hydrogen peroxide. These enzymes are dimers of identical subunits, each comprising four domains. The N-terminal domain, which is absent in some amine oxidases, consists of a five-stranded antiparallel beta sheet twisted around an alpha helix. The D1 domains from the two subunits comprise the 'stalk' of the mushroom-shaped dimer, and interact with each other but do not pack tightly against each other; High confidence in function and specificity), translating into MKKFLSTLLVFLFLFNVTSVYAARDITITLNGKEIQTDVKPYIKDDRTLVPIRFISEALNYDVEWDEATRKVTIKNDSKKIELTIDKKDVVIDDDIVVTNDVAPEITDSRTFVPVRFIAENFGVEVDWDPENYVVILKKEELDNYAQSMKDLSGEFQKELAQLRQYYFQDASKYSVNELLEKFEEIKSNVNGIINRIESMGTNEKYEKSYEFLKESVDIGRLMMTKYNDALLSADQGAAKELIDLQTKLAIKISEFKSALDSESKGLRYIENKDIKSFNDADKKDGLLQDQTIQNLLEQLQ; encoded by the coding sequence ATGAAGAAATTTTTAAGTACTTTGCTTGTTTTCTTGTTTCTGTTCAATGTGACAAGCGTATATGCGGCAAGGGATATAACCATAACTTTAAACGGAAAAGAAATTCAAACAGATGTAAAACCCTATATAAAAGACGATAGAACTCTTGTCCCCATAAGATTTATATCAGAAGCTCTAAACTATGATGTAGAGTGGGATGAGGCTACAAGAAAAGTAACAATAAAAAATGACAGCAAAAAAATAGAACTCACCATCGATAAAAAAGATGTAGTAATCGATGACGACATTGTGGTTACAAATGATGTTGCTCCCGAGATCACAGACAGCAGAACCTTTGTACCCGTTAGATTTATAGCGGAAAACTTCGGTGTCGAAGTGGATTGGGATCCTGAAAACTACGTAGTGATACTGAAAAAGGAAGAATTGGACAACTATGCACAATCTATGAAAGATCTTTCAGGAGAATTTCAAAAGGAACTTGCACAACTGAGACAATACTACTTCCAAGACGCTTCAAAATATTCAGTAAATGAACTTCTCGAAAAATTTGAAGAGATAAAATCCAACGTAAATGGAATAATTAATAGAATTGAATCCATGGGAACAAATGAAAAATATGAAAAATCCTATGAATTCTTGAAGGAATCTGTAGATATCGGAAGGCTTATGATGACAAAATACAACGACGCTCTACTGAGTGCAGATCAAGGAGCCGCTAAGGAATTAATCGACCTTCAAACGAAACTTGCCATTAAAATAAGTGAATTTAAATCTGCATTGGACTCAGAATCAAAGGGCCTTAGATACATTGAGAATAAAGATATAAAAAGCTTCAATGACGCGGATAAAAAAGACGGATTGCTTCAAGATCAAACAATTCAAAATCTATTGGAACAATTACAATAA
- the leuB gene encoding 3-isopropylmalate dehydrogenase (High confidence in function and specificity), with product MTVLPGDGIGPEIIGQAEKIFNYIAAEEKVSLIVEKADIGGVAIDKYGTPFPEETEEKCLSSDAVLLGAVGGPKWDDINPEIRPEKGLLAMRKSLGTYANLRPAKMRESLIHHSPIKEEIVSGTDIMIVRELTGGIYFGKRERGEKKGIRFAYDVEYYDEKEISRISHIAFKQAHMRKKHLTLVDKANVLDSSKLWREVVSEIAKDYEDVKVDFMYVDNASMQLIKRPTDFDVILTNNIFGDILSDEMSQIIGSIGLLPSISAGEGPWLYEPIHGSAPDIAGKNLANPLGTILSVAELLRNSLKEEKIATKIEEAVEEILEEGYRTSDLTYGEYIGCEEMGDLIVEKLRKSKIF from the coding sequence ATAACTGTATTGCCGGGAGACGGTATCGGACCTGAAATAATAGGACAGGCGGAAAAAATTTTCAATTATATCGCAGCAGAAGAAAAAGTATCGTTGATAGTAGAAAAGGCGGATATAGGAGGAGTAGCCATAGATAAGTACGGTACACCCTTTCCCGAGGAAACCGAAGAAAAATGTCTAAGTAGTGATGCTGTATTGTTGGGAGCGGTAGGAGGACCTAAGTGGGACGATATCAATCCTGAAATACGACCGGAAAAAGGACTTCTTGCAATGAGAAAATCCCTCGGCACCTATGCAAATCTCCGACCGGCGAAGATGAGAGAAAGCCTGATACATCATTCACCCATTAAAGAAGAAATAGTATCGGGAACGGACATCATGATAGTAAGGGAACTCACTGGAGGAATCTACTTCGGCAAGAGAGAAAGAGGAGAGAAAAAGGGAATTAGATTCGCCTATGATGTAGAATATTACGATGAAAAAGAAATATCGAGAATATCACACATAGCCTTCAAACAGGCACATATGAGAAAAAAACACCTCACTCTTGTGGATAAGGCAAATGTACTGGACTCATCAAAGCTCTGGAGAGAAGTGGTATCGGAAATTGCAAAGGATTATGAAGATGTAAAGGTTGATTTCATGTATGTGGATAATGCGTCAATGCAATTGATAAAGAGACCGACAGACTTCGATGTAATTCTAACAAATAATATCTTCGGAGACATACTCTCGGATGAAATGAGCCAGATCATAGGTTCAATAGGACTTTTACCATCCATAAGCGCAGGGGAAGGTCCGTGGCTTTATGAGCCTATTCACGGTTCAGCACCGGATATAGCCGGCAAAAATCTTGCAAATCCTCTTGGAACAATACTTTCAGTGGCAGAACTTTTACGAAACAGTTTAAAAGAAGAAAAAATCGCAACAAAAATAGAAGAAGCAGTGGAGGAAATATTGGAGGAGGGTTATAGAACTTCTGATTTAACATATGGAGAATATATAGGTTGTGAAGAAATGGGAGACTTAATAGTGGAAAAACTTAGAAAATCAAAAATTTTTTAA
- the leuD gene encoding 3-isopropylmalate dehydratase, small subunit (Catalyzes the isomerization between 2-isopropylmalate and 3-isopropylmalate, via the formation of 2-isopropylmaleate; High confidence in function and specificity): protein MNKIKSTAISMLRDNIDTDIIIPKNFLKTTKSTGFGDVVFYPWRYDEEGEAREEFPLNKFKDKGAQILIAGDNFGCGSSREHAAWALQDYGFRVVIAGGYSPIFYMNWINNLNLPIILNEKSRKELASLGTDEEIIVDLEKNQIEAGDKIYEFQIEKGFREKLLKGQDSIDEILEYEDEIENYEREHNI from the coding sequence CTGAATAAAATAAAAAGTACGGCTATTTCAATGCTGAGGGACAATATAGACACCGACATCATAATTCCCAAAAACTTTTTAAAAACCACAAAGAGTACAGGATTCGGAGATGTGGTATTTTATCCCTGGAGATATGATGAAGAGGGAGAAGCAAGGGAAGAATTTCCGCTGAATAAGTTCAAAGATAAAGGGGCTCAAATTTTAATAGCCGGAGATAACTTCGGTTGCGGTTCCAGCAGAGAACATGCCGCATGGGCACTTCAGGACTATGGGTTCAGAGTAGTGATAGCAGGCGGATACTCGCCGATATTTTACATGAACTGGATAAATAACTTAAACCTTCCCATAATTCTTAATGAAAAATCAAGAAAAGAACTTGCAAGTTTGGGAACAGATGAAGAAATAATCGTGGATTTGGAAAAAAATCAAATAGAGGCAGGAGATAAAATCTATGAATTTCAAATAGAAAAAGGATTTCGTGAGAAACTTTTGAAGGGACAGGATTCCATAGATGAAATTTTGGAATATGAAGATGAAATCGAAAACTACGAAAGAGAGCATAATATATGA
- the leuC gene encoding 3-isopropylmalate dehydratase large subunit (3-isopropylmalate dehydratase (or isopropylmalate isomerase; catalyses the stereo-specific isomerisation of 2-isopropylmalate and 3-isopropylmalate, via the formation of 2-isopropylmaleate. This enzyme performs the second step in the biosynthesis of leucine, and is present in most prokaryotes and many fungal species. The prokaryotic enzyme is a heterodimer composed of a large and small (LeuD) subunit, while the fungal form is a monomeric enzyme. Both forms of isopropylmalate are related and are part of the larger aconitase family; High confidence in function and specificity), with product MFEKIWKDHVIVTKDDKDLLYIDLHLIHEVTTPQAFEALRQKNRKVRRPDLTFATMDHNTPTIKGHREYIEDDLGREQLEALDRNTEEFGIELYDMDSEKNAIVHMMGPERGLTQPGKTIVCGDSHTATHGAFGAIAFGIGTSEVEQVFATQSLWQKMPKQMGVKITGKLPEGVYSKDIILKLIGLKGTGFGSGYAVEFFGDTIEDLSMESRLTLCNMAIEGGAKFGIIAPDQRTFEYLKGKEFAPEGEDFEKAVEKWKKLKTDSTDDYDEVIVLDISKLKPQITWGTNPSMVMDIDAQVPQGDTEEYKNAYKYTGLKAGDRVEDIPVDVVFIGSCTNGRFEDLKIAAEYLKGKKIAEEVKCIVVPGSAEVKRKCEDLGYDKVFIEAGCEFREAGCSYCLAMNEDRIEKGKHCISTSNRNFEGRQGAGSITHLASPYTAIKAAVEGKVRA from the coding sequence ATTTTTGAAAAAATTTGGAAAGATCATGTTATTGTGACAAAGGACGACAAAGATCTCCTCTACATCGATCTTCATTTAATCCATGAAGTTACCACCCCTCAAGCCTTTGAAGCCTTAAGGCAAAAAAACAGAAAAGTGAGAAGACCGGATTTGACCTTTGCAACCATGGATCATAACACACCTACAATAAAGGGACACAGAGAGTATATAGAGGACGATCTGGGAAGAGAACAACTGGAAGCTCTTGATAGAAACACCGAGGAATTCGGCATAGAGTTATACGATATGGACAGTGAAAAAAACGCTATAGTTCACATGATGGGGCCTGAAAGAGGACTTACCCAACCCGGCAAGACCATTGTATGCGGAGACAGTCACACAGCTACACACGGAGCCTTCGGAGCGATAGCCTTCGGAATAGGTACCAGTGAAGTTGAACAGGTTTTTGCAACCCAAAGTCTTTGGCAAAAAATGCCTAAACAAATGGGAGTTAAAATCACGGGCAAACTTCCGGAAGGCGTATATTCGAAGGATATAATATTAAAATTGATAGGTTTAAAGGGGACAGGCTTCGGTTCGGGGTATGCTGTGGAATTTTTTGGAGATACCATAGAAGATTTATCCATGGAATCAAGACTTACACTTTGCAATATGGCTATAGAAGGTGGAGCAAAATTTGGAATTATAGCGCCTGACCAAAGGACCTTCGAATATTTAAAGGGAAAAGAATTTGCACCTGAGGGAGAAGATTTTGAAAAAGCTGTAGAAAAATGGAAAAAACTGAAGACTGATTCAACAGATGATTATGACGAAGTAATAGTATTGGATATAAGCAAATTGAAACCTCAAATCACATGGGGTACAAATCCATCCATGGTCATGGACATAGATGCACAAGTACCGCAAGGCGATACCGAAGAATACAAAAATGCCTACAAATATACGGGATTAAAAGCCGGAGACAGGGTGGAAGACATACCGGTGGATGTAGTCTTTATAGGTTCCTGCACCAATGGAAGATTTGAAGATTTAAAAATTGCAGCAGAATACTTAAAGGGTAAAAAAATAGCAGAAGAAGTGAAATGCATAGTTGTACCGGGATCTGCAGAAGTAAAAAGAAAATGTGAAGATCTGGGATACGACAAAGTATTTATAGAAGCAGGATGTGAATTCAGAGAAGCGGGGTGTTCCTACTGCTTAGCCATGAATGAAGATAGGATAGAAAAGGGTAAACACTGCATATCCACATCCAACAGAAATTTTGAAGGCAGGCAAGGAGCAGGTTCAATAACACACTTGGCAAGCCCTTATACAGCTATCAAAGCGGCAGTGGAAGGAAAGGTGAGGGCATGA
- the leuA gene encoding 2-isopropylmalate synthase (Catalyzes the condensation of the acetyl group of acetyl-CoA with 3-methyl-2-oxobutanoate (2-oxoisovalerate) to form 3-carboxy-3-hydroxy-4-methylpentanoate (2-isopropylmalate); High confidence in function and specificity), translating to MQIKIFDTTLRDGEQAPGCSMNITEKIQLARQLERLGVDVIEAGFAAASKGDFESVKLIADELQNTVVTSLARSVKEDIDKAYEALKNAKHSRIHIFLATSDIHLKYKLELTKDEAYDQAVKAVKYAKNLFEDIEFSCEDATRTDPQFMYRILEGVIEAGATTVNIPDTVGYITPFEYYDLIKGVMENTKGIEKVTVSVHCHDDLGLAVANSLAAIRAGATQVECTVNGIGERAGNAAMEEVVMALKTRADEYGADTNINTKEIAKTSKLLTHITGVKVAPNKAVVGKNAFAHEAGIHQHGVMKNRATYEIMTPESVGFSKTELVLGKHSGKHALAQKFAELGYEINDKELQTLFEKFKNLADLKKEIYDEDLEALLIGGYAEIEGGYKFVDYTAFTSNGKQAKTVIKLEYQGEEIEEVGSGDGPIDAAFDCVGKIVKEHVKLKSFTIEAVTQGKDAIGLTHVVLKKDDREVQGRGASTDIIKSSILAYINGINRFKMGGVRKE from the coding sequence ATGCAAATAAAAATTTTTGATACTACATTAAGAGATGGAGAGCAAGCTCCGGGATGCTCAATGAATATCACGGAAAAAATTCAATTGGCAAGACAACTTGAAAGACTGGGAGTAGATGTGATTGAAGCGGGATTTGCAGCGGCATCAAAGGGAGATTTCGAATCGGTAAAATTAATTGCAGATGAACTTCAAAACACTGTAGTAACAAGCCTTGCAAGAAGTGTAAAGGAAGATATAGACAAAGCATATGAGGCGCTAAAGAACGCAAAGCATTCGAGAATTCATATTTTCCTGGCGACAAGCGATATCCATTTAAAATATAAACTTGAACTTACAAAGGATGAAGCCTATGATCAAGCTGTAAAAGCGGTCAAGTATGCAAAAAATTTGTTTGAGGATATAGAGTTTTCCTGTGAAGATGCAACCAGAACAGATCCGCAATTTATGTATAGAATACTTGAAGGGGTTATAGAGGCGGGTGCAACAACAGTTAACATCCCCGATACAGTGGGATATATCACCCCCTTTGAATACTACGACTTGATAAAGGGCGTTATGGAAAATACAAAGGGTATAGAAAAGGTGACGGTATCAGTTCATTGCCATGATGATTTGGGACTTGCAGTGGCAAATTCTCTTGCAGCCATAAGAGCCGGAGCGACACAAGTGGAATGCACTGTCAACGGAATAGGGGAAAGAGCCGGTAATGCAGCCATGGAAGAAGTAGTTATGGCTCTTAAAACGAGAGCCGATGAATATGGAGCCGATACAAATATAAATACGAAGGAAATTGCAAAGACATCCAAACTTTTAACCCATATAACAGGAGTTAAAGTGGCGCCTAATAAGGCGGTAGTGGGGAAGAACGCCTTCGCTCACGAAGCGGGCATTCACCAACACGGAGTGATGAAAAACAGAGCTACCTATGAGATTATGACTCCTGAATCCGTCGGATTTTCAAAAACGGAACTGGTACTTGGCAAACATTCGGGTAAACACGCCCTTGCACAAAAATTTGCGGAATTGGGTTACGAAATCAACGACAAAGAACTTCAAACACTCTTTGAAAAGTTTAAAAACCTCGCAGATTTAAAAAAGGAAATCTATGATGAAGATTTAGAAGCACTGTTAATAGGTGGATATGCTGAAATTGAAGGCGGATATAAATTTGTGGATTACACTGCCTTTACCAGTAATGGCAAACAAGCAAAAACTGTGATAAAACTCGAATATCAAGGAGAGGAAATAGAAGAAGTGGGCAGCGGAGACGGTCCAATAGATGCGGCCTTTGACTGTGTGGGCAAAATAGTAAAGGAACATGTAAAGCTTAAATCCTTTACCATAGAAGCTGTGACACAGGGAAAAGATGCCATAGGATTAACTCACGTAGTGCTTAAAAAAGACGACAGAGAAGTGCAGGGCAGAGGAGCCAGCACGGATATCATAAAGAGCAGCATACTGGCATATATAAACGGAATAAACAGATTTAAAATGGGAGGAGTTAGGAAAGAATGA
- the etfB3 gene encoding electron transfer flavoprotein beta subunit (An electron transfer flavoprotein (ETF) or electron transfer flavoprotein complex (CETF) is a flavoprotein located on the matrix face of the inner mitochondrial membrane and functions as a specific electron acceptor for primary dehydrogenases, transferring the electrons to terminal respiratory systems such as electron-transferring-flavoprotein dehydrogenase. They can be functionally classified into constitutive, 'housekeeping' ETFs, mainly involved in the oxidation of fatty acids (Group I), and ETFs produced by some prokaryotes under specific growth conditions, receiving electrons only from the oxidation of specific substrates (Group II); High confidence in function and specificity): protein MKYLVCVKRVPKFPNKIKLDPVTNNLIREGSISVINPADLNALNFALKLKEQTGGTVTTLTMGSPSAIKGVKECIVRGADKAYVVSDGKFRGADTLATSYTLAKAAEFLGGFDVILTGAQTTDGDTGQVGPEIAERLGINQVTYIKDVNYKDGSFIALRSLLKGTEKQRVKAPVLFSVLKDSNKVLPARKSKVEELNDDVVEVLSGSDIGVDYSMVGSEGSATNVVTVFQYEEKAKGSFVEGDVDEQVDALVKILDSNNFI from the coding sequence ATGAAATATTTAGTTTGTGTCAAGCGTGTCCCTAAATTTCCCAACAAGATAAAGCTTGATCCAGTTACAAACAACTTAATTAGGGAGGGTTCAATTTCAGTTATAAATCCGGCGGATTTAAACGCTTTGAACTTTGCTCTTAAGCTTAAGGAGCAAACAGGCGGCACCGTAACTACTTTGACCATGGGCTCTCCAAGTGCGATAAAGGGTGTAAAAGAGTGCATAGTAAGAGGTGCCGATAAAGCCTATGTAGTCTCCGACGGTAAATTCAGAGGAGCAGATACCCTTGCCACTTCCTACACTTTGGCAAAGGCCGCTGAATTTTTAGGCGGTTTCGATGTCATTTTAACAGGTGCTCAAACTACAGACGGTGATACCGGACAAGTGGGTCCTGAAATTGCCGAACGTCTCGGCATCAATCAGGTCACATATATAAAGGATGTAAATTACAAGGACGGAAGTTTCATCGCCCTTAGAAGTTTGTTAAAGGGCACTGAAAAACAAAGAGTTAAAGCTCCCGTTTTATTTTCTGTTTTAAAGGATTCCAACAAGGTTTTACCTGCAAGAAAATCTAAAGTCGAAGAGTTAAATGACGATGTTGTGGAAGTTTTATCCGGTTCAGATATAGGTGTGGATTATTCCATGGTAGGCTCTGAAGGTTCAGCTACAAATGTCGTAACGGTATTTCAATACGAAGAAAAAGCAAAGGGCTCCTTTGTTGAAGGCGATGTAGATGAACAGGTTGATGCTCTGGTAAAAATACTGGACAGTAACAACTTTATATAG